In Chitinivorax sp. PXF-14, the sequence CCTGTGCCGGCACATCGCGCAGTGCCTGGCGGTAGGGCTGCCAGCGCGCGGCGGTGGAGGCCGGGGCGTCACCGATCTGGGTCCAGTCGCTGTCGGCCAGGCGGCGGTCACGCTCGGCACGGGCCTGGGCGGCCAGCTCGGCCTCGCTCGGTGGCGGCGGGTCGACGGCAATCGGGTGGCCGTGGCCGTCTGGCACGATCTGTTTGCCGGCCGACTGGGCGTCGAGCAGTGCGGCGTAGTCCTCGGCGCTGATCTCCACCGCGTCACGCGGGATTCTGCAGTCGGGGTTGTCGATGGCGATCGTCGGCGCGATGGC encodes:
- a CDS encoding phage tail assembly chaperone, with amino-acid sequence AIAPTIAIDNPDCRIPRDAVEISAEDYAALLDAQSAGKQIVPDGHGHPIAVDPPPPSEAELAAQARAERDRRLADSDWTQIGDAPASTAARWQPYRQALRDVPAQ